One Paraburkholderia agricolaris DNA segment encodes these proteins:
- a CDS encoding acyl-CoA dehydrogenase family protein, which produces MNFDLTEDQQSIQAAIEKICEKYDDEYWLARDRDGGFPHDFHRTLADAGWLGIAMSPEYGGSGLGMTEAALMMRTISGSGAGLSGASAVHMNIFGLNPVQVFGSDEQKRRFLPPLIEGRDKACFAVTEPDAGLDTTHLKTQAVRDGDHYVLTGRKIWISTAQVASKMLIIARTTPLEQAAKPTDGLTLFYTDLDREHVEVREIEKMGRKAVDSNMLFIDNLRVPVQDRIGDEGAGFRYLLHGLNPERILIAAEAIGLGQAALRRATQYAKERVVFGRPIGQNQAIQHPLAQAWMQLEAANLMVFKAASLYDAGQPCGAEANAAKYLAAEAAFQSCQTAIATLGGMGYAKEYHVERYLRECMIPRLAPVSPQMIMCFIAEKVLGLPKSY; this is translated from the coding sequence ATGAATTTCGATCTCACCGAAGACCAGCAATCGATCCAGGCCGCGATCGAAAAGATCTGCGAAAAATACGACGACGAGTACTGGCTCGCCCGTGATCGCGACGGCGGCTTCCCGCACGACTTTCATCGCACGCTGGCCGATGCCGGCTGGCTGGGGATTGCGATGTCGCCGGAATATGGCGGCTCCGGTCTCGGCATGACCGAGGCCGCGCTGATGATGCGCACGATCAGCGGCTCGGGCGCAGGCTTGTCGGGGGCCTCGGCGGTGCATATGAATATCTTCGGGCTGAACCCGGTGCAGGTATTCGGCAGCGACGAACAGAAGCGCCGTTTTTTGCCGCCGCTGATCGAGGGCCGGGACAAAGCCTGCTTTGCGGTAACCGAACCGGACGCCGGGCTCGATACCACGCATCTGAAAACCCAGGCCGTGCGCGACGGCGACCACTATGTGCTGACCGGCCGCAAGATCTGGATCTCCACGGCGCAGGTTGCAAGCAAGATGCTGATCATCGCGCGGACCACGCCGCTCGAGCAGGCCGCCAAACCGACCGACGGCCTTACACTGTTCTATACCGACCTCGACCGTGAGCACGTGGAGGTGCGCGAGATCGAGAAGATGGGCCGCAAGGCGGTCGATTCGAACATGCTGTTCATCGACAACCTGCGCGTGCCGGTGCAGGACCGTATCGGCGACGAAGGTGCGGGTTTCCGCTATCTGCTGCACGGGCTGAACCCCGAGCGCATCCTGATTGCCGCCGAAGCCATCGGTCTCGGCCAGGCGGCTTTGAGGCGCGCGACGCAGTACGCGAAGGAACGTGTAGTGTTTGGCCGGCCGATCGGCCAGAACCAGGCCATTCAACATCCACTGGCTCAAGCCTGGATGCAACTCGAAGCGGCCAACCTGATGGTGTTCAAAGCCGCCTCGCTCTACGACGCCGGCCAGCCCTGCGGCGCCGAAGCCAACGCAGCCAAGTACCTCGCCGCGGAAGCCGCCTTCCAGTCATGCCAGACGGCGATCGCCACGCTTGGCGGGATGGGCTATGCGAAGGAATATCACGTCGAACGTTATCTGCGGGAGTGTATGATTCCGAGGCTCGCGCCCGTGAGCCCGCAGATGATCATGTGTTTCATCGCGGAGAAAGTGCTGGGCCTGCCGAAGTCGTACTGA
- a CDS encoding CitMHS family transporter, whose product MLALIGTVAIVALFGLIITKRLSPLVALIVVPIVAALVAGFGLSTGKYIVHGVQNIGPVAGMFVFAILFFGILTDAGMLDPIINGVLRVVGCHPTRIVMGSALLALLIHLDGSGAVTFLVTLPAMLPLYTRLGIDKRILACVASMAAGVNFLPWVGPMLRASAALHIPGTVIFYPMIPVQIVGLIFVFGTAYVLGKREEKRLGLDRASAATVSVTPRELTPEELALRRPGRFWINLALTLIVLVTLVSGIVDPMVMFMLGTVAALIVNYPDVRQQRERIDAHAKAALMMASVLLAAGAFTGIMSGTGMLTAMAQVVVQHVPVDHARHMPFVLGLVSMPLSLLFDPDSFYFGILPVLAESAKILGVPPVQMAQAALLGQMTTGFPVSPLTPATFLIVGLTGVELAEHQKFTIPFLFAATIIMVLTAVLVGVFPL is encoded by the coding sequence ATGCTCGCGCTGATCGGCACGGTTGCCATTGTCGCGTTGTTCGGGCTGATCATCACGAAGCGCCTTTCGCCGCTGGTCGCACTGATCGTCGTGCCGATCGTGGCGGCGCTCGTCGCCGGCTTTGGGCTGTCGACGGGCAAGTACATCGTGCACGGCGTGCAGAACATCGGGCCGGTGGCCGGTATGTTCGTTTTTGCGATTCTATTCTTCGGCATCCTGACGGATGCGGGCATGCTCGATCCGATCATCAACGGCGTATTGCGCGTGGTCGGCTGCCATCCGACGCGGATTGTGATGGGCTCGGCGTTGCTCGCGCTACTGATTCACCTGGATGGTTCCGGTGCGGTGACGTTCCTTGTCACGTTGCCCGCGATGCTGCCTTTGTACACACGCCTCGGCATCGACAAGCGGATTCTTGCGTGTGTGGCATCGATGGCGGCGGGTGTCAATTTTCTGCCGTGGGTCGGGCCGATGCTGCGCGCCTCGGCCGCCTTGCATATTCCCGGCACGGTGATTTTCTATCCGATGATTCCGGTGCAGATCGTCGGCCTGATTTTCGTGTTCGGCACTGCATATGTGCTCGGCAAACGCGAAGAAAAACGCCTCGGTCTCGATCGTGCGAGTGCGGCAACGGTTTCGGTAACGCCTCGCGAACTCACGCCTGAGGAACTGGCGCTGCGCCGCCCCGGCCGCTTCTGGATCAACCTTGCGTTGACGCTGATCGTGCTGGTCACGCTGGTGTCGGGCATTGTCGACCCGATGGTGATGTTCATGCTGGGCACGGTTGCCGCGTTGATCGTCAACTATCCGGACGTCAGGCAGCAGCGCGAGCGTATCGACGCGCACGCCAAAGCCGCGTTGATGATGGCGAGCGTTCTGCTCGCGGCGGGCGCGTTCACCGGCATCATGTCCGGCACCGGCATGCTCACGGCGATGGCGCAGGTCGTGGTGCAGCACGTGCCGGTCGACCATGCGCGCCATATGCCGTTCGTGCTCGGGCTCGTCTCGATGCCGTTGAGCCTGTTGTTCGATCCCGATTCGTTCTACTTCGGCATTCTGCCGGTACTGGCCGAGAGCGCAAAGATACTCGGTGTGCCGCCGGTGCAGATGGCGCAGGCCGCCTTGCTTGGCCAGATGACGACCGGTTTTCCGGTTAGCCCGTTGACGCCCGCGACGTTTCTGATCGTCGGCCTGACCGGCGTCGAACTCGCCGAGCACCAGAAATTCACGATTCCCTTTCTGTTCGCCGCCACCATCATCATGGTGTTGACCGCGGTGCTGGTTGGCGTGTTTCCGCTTTGA
- a CDS encoding CaiB/BaiF CoA transferase family protein, with translation MLNLTPGSLAGLRIIDLSRVLGGPYCTQILADHGAEVVKVEPPNGDETRTWGPPFDGDTASYFVGVNRNKLGVTLDLTQEPDRRKLLTLLETADVLVENFKIGTLERWGLGYDALQARFPRLVHCRVSGFGADGPLGVLPGYDAAVQALTGLMSVNGEAGGAPLRIGVPIVDLVTGLNAALGILMALRERETSGRGQFVESTLFDSALSILHPHTPNWFYSGKEPQRSGNAHPNITPYDMFHTGSVDIFLAVGNNSQFAGLCAVIDAQALVDDPRFASNKERSAHRRELRAELEKHFASWEGELLADTLIRRGVPCAPVLGLGAALEHPHTAHRGMRVEMGTYRGIASPIKLSRTPASYRSTPPTLNEHAEQVFGKPGAND, from the coding sequence TTGCTCAATCTCACACCCGGTTCGCTCGCGGGGCTCCGCATCATCGATCTGTCACGCGTGCTGGGTGGTCCGTACTGCACGCAAATCCTCGCCGATCACGGCGCCGAGGTCGTCAAGGTCGAACCGCCTAACGGCGACGAAACCCGCACCTGGGGGCCGCCGTTCGACGGCGATACGGCCTCGTATTTCGTCGGCGTGAATCGCAACAAGCTCGGCGTCACACTCGATCTGACGCAGGAGCCGGACCGTCGGAAACTGCTCACGCTGCTCGAGACGGCCGACGTGCTCGTCGAAAACTTCAAGATCGGCACCCTGGAACGCTGGGGGCTTGGCTATGACGCGTTGCAGGCGCGTTTTCCGCGGCTCGTGCATTGCCGCGTGTCCGGCTTCGGCGCGGATGGCCCGCTCGGCGTGTTGCCGGGCTATGACGCGGCGGTCCAGGCGCTCACCGGTTTGATGAGCGTGAACGGCGAGGCGGGCGGCGCGCCGTTGCGCATCGGCGTGCCGATCGTCGATCTGGTCACCGGACTGAACGCGGCGCTCGGTATCCTGATGGCGCTGCGCGAACGCGAGACGAGCGGGCGCGGTCAGTTCGTCGAGTCGACCTTGTTCGATAGTGCGCTGTCGATTCTGCATCCGCATACGCCGAACTGGTTTTACTCGGGCAAAGAGCCGCAACGCAGTGGCAATGCGCATCCCAACATCACGCCGTACGACATGTTTCATACCGGCAGCGTCGATATTTTTCTGGCCGTGGGCAACAACTCGCAGTTCGCGGGACTGTGCGCCGTGATCGATGCGCAGGCGCTCGTGGACGATCCGCGTTTTGCCAGCAACAAGGAGCGCAGCGCGCATCGCCGCGAATTGCGCGCGGAACTCGAGAAACACTTTGCGTCATGGGAAGGCGAGTTGCTCGCCGACACGCTGATTCGCCGTGGCGTGCCGTGCGCGCCGGTGCTCGGATTGGGTGCGGCGCTGGAGCATCCGCATACGGCGCATCGCGGCATGCGCGTGGAGATGGGCACGTACAGAGGCATCGCGTCGCCGATCAAGCTGAGCCGCACGCCGGCCAGTTACCGCAGCACGCCTCCGACGCTCAATGAGCACGCCGAGCAGGTCTTCGGCAAGCCGGGTGCGAACGACTGA
- a CDS encoding cytochrome ubiquinol oxidase subunit I: MNSAISAFDLARIQFAFTVSFHIVFPALSIGLASFIAVLEWRWLKTGKAYYKDLCLFWSKIFAVAFGMGVVSGVVMSYQFGTNWSGFSSFAGPITGPLLMYEVMTAFFLEAGFLGIMLFGWQRVSPRAHFGATLMVAIGTLISTFWILASNSWMQTPQGFEVVNGHVVPLDWFKIIFNPSFPYRLAHMALAAFIVAALVVAAVGAWHLLRGRRDPAVRKMFSMALWLLLILTPIQAFVGDQHGLNTRKYQPAKIAAIEGLWETEKGGTPLNLFGIPDMQAETTRYAVSIPHLGSLILTHSWDGEIRGLKEFPPEDRPNSTVVFWSFRIMAGLGVLMILMSVAAWVLRRRQRLFEAKWFQRVAVVMGPSGFITLLAGWVTTEAGRQPWVVYGVMRTSQAVSPLTTQQVGISLMAFVVVYFLVFGTGIYYMLKLMRAGPALPGHTPHGVPEHTPDQTARRPLSAADQMIDAA; this comes from the coding sequence ATGAACTCCGCAATCTCGGCATTCGATCTCGCCCGCATTCAGTTTGCGTTCACCGTTTCGTTCCACATTGTTTTTCCGGCGCTCAGCATCGGCCTCGCCAGCTTCATCGCCGTCCTTGAATGGCGCTGGTTGAAAACCGGCAAGGCGTACTACAAAGATCTTTGCCTGTTCTGGTCGAAGATCTTCGCAGTCGCCTTCGGTATGGGTGTCGTCTCCGGCGTCGTGATGAGCTATCAGTTCGGTACCAACTGGTCGGGCTTCTCCAGTTTCGCCGGGCCCATCACCGGACCGCTGCTGATGTACGAGGTGATGACCGCGTTCTTCCTCGAAGCGGGCTTCCTCGGCATCATGCTGTTCGGCTGGCAGCGCGTGAGTCCACGCGCCCACTTCGGCGCCACCTTGATGGTAGCGATCGGCACGCTGATCTCGACCTTCTGGATTCTCGCGTCCAATAGCTGGATGCAAACGCCGCAAGGCTTCGAAGTCGTGAACGGCCATGTGGTGCCGCTCGACTGGTTCAAGATCATTTTCAATCCCTCGTTCCCATACCGCCTCGCACATATGGCGCTGGCTGCGTTCATCGTCGCGGCGCTGGTGGTGGCGGCGGTGGGCGCATGGCATCTGCTGCGCGGCCGGCGCGATCCGGCCGTCAGGAAGATGTTCTCGATGGCGCTCTGGCTGCTCCTGATCCTCACGCCGATTCAGGCCTTCGTGGGCGATCAGCATGGTCTGAACACGCGCAAGTATCAGCCGGCCAAGATTGCCGCGATCGAAGGTCTGTGGGAAACCGAGAAAGGCGGTACCCCGCTGAATCTGTTCGGCATTCCTGACATGCAAGCGGAGACCACGCGTTATGCCGTGTCGATTCCGCACCTCGGCAGCCTGATCCTCACGCATAGCTGGGACGGCGAGATTCGCGGCCTGAAGGAATTCCCGCCGGAAGACCGGCCGAACTCGACGGTGGTGTTCTGGAGCTTCCGCATCATGGCCGGGCTCGGCGTGCTGATGATCCTGATGTCGGTGGCTGCATGGGTGCTGCGCCGCCGCCAACGCCTGTTCGAAGCGAAGTGGTTCCAGCGCGTGGCCGTCGTAATGGGCCCGAGCGGTTTCATCACGTTGCTGGCGGGTTGGGTCACCACGGAAGCAGGCCGTCAGCCGTGGGTGGTGTATGGCGTGATGCGCACCTCGCAGGCGGTGTCACCGCTCACCACGCAGCAGGTCGGTATCTCGCTGATGGCGTTCGTGGTGGTCTATTTCCTCGTGTTCGGCACCGGCATCTACTACATGCTCAAGCTGATGCGCGCGGGTCCGGCGCTGCCGGGACACACCCCGCACGGCGTACCGGAACACACACCGGATCAAACCGCGCGCCGCCCGCTGTCCGCCGCCGATCAGATGATCGACGCCGCCTGA
- the cydB gene encoding cytochrome d ubiquinol oxidase subunit II, translating to MDVTVAWAAIIALGLFMYVVLDGFDLGIGIVFPFFPDEKERDLMMNTVAPVWDGNETWLVLGGAALFAVFPVVYSTVLSALYLPLIFMLVCLIFRGVSFEIRAKAKRTKHLWDLAFIGGSAGATFFQGIVLGAFLQGIPVIDGGYAGDAFGWLTPFSLLTGLGLVITYALLGCCWLVAKTEGDLQRRLHRVVWPLTLVLLGFIAMVSLWTPLQDPNIAQRWFHDNLFYRLLPVPFLVAVCAFFMHRAVRARHHNTPFVLALLLVLLGYAGLLVSLWPYAIPSSMTLWEAAAPRSSQMFTLVGAAVILPVIIAYTTMGYWVFRGKVRHGDQHHYH from the coding sequence ATGGACGTAACCGTAGCGTGGGCCGCGATCATCGCACTGGGCCTCTTCATGTACGTGGTGCTCGACGGCTTCGATCTGGGCATCGGCATCGTCTTCCCGTTCTTCCCCGACGAGAAGGAACGCGACCTGATGATGAACACCGTCGCGCCCGTGTGGGACGGCAACGAGACCTGGCTGGTGCTGGGTGGCGCGGCGTTGTTCGCGGTGTTTCCGGTGGTCTACTCGACCGTGCTGTCCGCCCTGTATCTGCCGCTGATCTTCATGCTCGTGTGCCTGATTTTCCGCGGCGTATCGTTCGAGATTCGCGCCAAGGCCAAGCGCACGAAACATCTGTGGGACCTGGCATTCATTGGCGGATCGGCGGGCGCCACCTTCTTTCAGGGCATCGTGCTGGGTGCGTTCCTGCAAGGCATCCCGGTGATCGACGGCGGCTATGCGGGCGACGCCTTCGGCTGGCTCACGCCGTTCAGTCTGCTGACAGGCCTCGGTCTGGTGATTACCTACGCCTTGCTCGGTTGCTGCTGGCTGGTCGCGAAAACCGAAGGCGATCTGCAACGCCGCCTGCATCGCGTGGTGTGGCCGCTGACGCTCGTGCTGCTCGGGTTCATCGCGATGGTCAGCCTGTGGACACCGCTGCAAGATCCGAATATCGCGCAACGCTGGTTCCACGACAACCTGTTCTACCGTCTGCTGCCGGTGCCGTTCCTTGTCGCGGTCTGCGCGTTCTTCATGCATCGCGCGGTACGCGCGCGGCATCACAACACGCCGTTCGTGCTGGCGCTTTTGCTGGTGCTGCTCGGCTATGCCGGGCTGCTGGTGAGCTTGTGGCCGTATGCGATTCCGTCGAGCATGACCCTCTGGGAAGCCGCCGCGCCACGTTCGAGCCAGATGTTCACACTAGTCGGCGCGGCGGTCATTCTGCCGGTCATCATCGCTTATACGACGATGGGTTATTGGGTATTTCGTGGCAAGGTGCGTCATGGCGACCAACATCATTATCACTAA
- a CDS encoding response regulator transcription factor, which produces MKFLVADDHELIRQGVKGLLRGLDPDAQFDEADSWETLAAAARPDADHDLAIVDLHMPGMGGASSLEMLLKANPALPVVVLSAEESPDEMRAVLAAGALGFVPKRQPASVMLKAIELVLSGGAYVPMEALSLLGSRETPAPVHADAAAELAAPGAIHAPAQGGATLTEPIAQFHALQPHQQHLLENLSPRQQDIMRLVHRGWTNKMIARELGVAEGTVKVHLSVIFRALGVHNRSMAIAVINGWLEAGKTL; this is translated from the coding sequence ATGAAGTTTCTTGTGGCCGACGACCATGAACTGATCCGGCAAGGCGTCAAAGGATTGTTGCGCGGTCTCGATCCCGACGCGCAATTCGACGAAGCCGATAGCTGGGAAACACTTGCCGCCGCCGCGCGGCCCGACGCCGACCACGACCTCGCGATCGTCGATCTGCACATGCCCGGCATGGGCGGCGCTTCGTCGCTGGAAATGCTGTTGAAGGCGAACCCCGCGCTGCCGGTCGTCGTCCTCTCCGCTGAAGAATCGCCCGACGAAATGCGCGCGGTGCTGGCCGCCGGCGCGCTCGGCTTCGTGCCCAAGCGGCAGCCCGCCAGCGTGATGCTCAAGGCGATCGAACTGGTTCTGTCAGGCGGGGCCTATGTGCCGATGGAAGCGCTCAGCCTGCTGGGCTCGCGCGAGACGCCCGCCCCTGTGCATGCCGACGCGGCGGCCGAACTGGCCGCTCCGGGCGCGATCCATGCCCCGGCTCAAGGCGGCGCCACACTCACCGAGCCGATCGCGCAATTCCATGCGCTGCAACCGCACCAGCAGCATTTGCTGGAGAACCTGTCGCCCAGGCAGCAGGACATCATGCGGCTCGTGCACCGCGGCTGGACCAACAAGATGATCGCGCGCGAACTGGGCGTGGCGGAAGGGACGGTCAAGGTCCACCTGTCGGTGATCTTCCGGGCGCTCGGCGTGCACAACCGGTCCATGGCGATCGCCGTGATCAACGGCTGGCTCGAAGCTGGGAAAACCCTGTAA
- a CDS encoding ATP-binding response regulator, protein MRAAPIQRAIDEDLVRVLYAQDPIAFFSHWFSIAVLVAIYWPNIPSPRLFVACFGFYAVANCAGLALWICHRRYPQLVTPRGWINLHAVRGMLLYSGPGLAVWFAFQSPQTDLPLLHTVMLVTLAAGVFMSNGFDLLNFSTSIPFLLLPSIVLHFGTHTFDRTVLAVVLAFFFGAINVYALSYRKLFHQVVQARVDQQYLAESLAAQKRVAEEASLAKTRFFAAASHDLRQPLHAIGLLAASLNDTAATPVQHAKTAQHIVYNVEALNQLFNQVLDLARLESGVTQVIRLHFRLSELFERVGSQYRPQAAAKGLALRIAPASAVVHDDPVLIERVLSNLLSNAVRYTDEGAIWVGYRRAGRASGGYIEVRDSGVGIPAEEHERIFEEFYQVANPQRDARQGHGLGLPTVKRLVEMLGGELQFRSAPGRGSTFRFPVRPGDAGGIVASLNETVGGGTSAQGRHVLCIDDEPSILEGLASLLGRWGCIVRGARDEVDALVALEDGFVPDAVLCDYQLANHRTGAQALAAVRHVLARAGHESVVTLLITGDMASAELAALALQGIPVLHKPVTPARLRRTLEMLWQQAELDKGRAA, encoded by the coding sequence ATGCGGGCCGCACCCATCCAGCGTGCAATCGACGAAGACCTGGTGCGCGTGCTTTACGCGCAAGATCCGATCGCCTTCTTTTCCCACTGGTTCTCGATCGCGGTGCTGGTGGCGATCTACTGGCCGAACATCCCGTCGCCGCGGCTGTTCGTGGCGTGCTTCGGGTTTTATGCGGTGGCCAATTGCGCCGGCCTCGCGTTATGGATCTGTCATCGCCGCTACCCGCAGCTGGTCACGCCGCGCGGCTGGATCAACCTGCATGCGGTGCGCGGCATGTTGCTGTATAGCGGGCCGGGGCTGGCGGTGTGGTTCGCGTTCCAGAGCCCGCAAACCGACTTGCCGCTGCTGCATACGGTGATGCTCGTCACGCTGGCCGCCGGTGTGTTCATGTCGAACGGCTTCGATCTGCTGAACTTTTCGACCTCGATTCCGTTTCTGCTGCTTCCCTCGATCGTGCTGCACTTCGGCACCCATACGTTCGACCGCACGGTTCTCGCGGTCGTCCTCGCCTTCTTCTTCGGCGCGATCAACGTCTACGCGCTGAGCTACCGCAAGCTGTTCCATCAGGTGGTGCAGGCGCGTGTCGATCAGCAATACCTGGCCGAGTCGCTGGCGGCGCAAAAGCGTGTCGCCGAAGAGGCGAGTCTTGCCAAAACGCGATTTTTTGCGGCCGCGAGCCACGATTTGCGCCAGCCGCTGCATGCGATCGGACTGCTGGCGGCTTCGCTCAACGACACGGCGGCGACGCCCGTGCAGCATGCGAAGACGGCCCAGCACATCGTTTATAACGTCGAAGCGTTGAACCAGTTGTTCAACCAGGTGCTCGATCTCGCCAGGCTCGAAAGCGGCGTGACCCAGGTGATCCGTCTGCATTTCCGGCTGTCCGAACTGTTCGAACGGGTCGGCAGCCAGTACCGCCCGCAAGCCGCGGCCAAGGGCCTGGCGTTGCGGATCGCGCCGGCCTCGGCGGTCGTGCACGACGATCCCGTGTTGATCGAACGCGTCCTGAGCAATCTGCTCTCGAACGCGGTGCGCTATACCGACGAAGGCGCGATCTGGGTGGGGTACCGCCGCGCCGGGCGGGCTTCGGGCGGCTATATCGAGGTACGCGATTCCGGTGTCGGTATTCCGGCCGAGGAACACGAACGCATCTTCGAAGAGTTCTATCAGGTCGCCAATCCGCAGCGCGACGCGCGCCAGGGGCATGGTTTGGGCTTGCCGACGGTGAAGCGCCTGGTCGAGATGCTTGGGGGCGAGTTGCAATTCCGCTCGGCGCCGGGCCGTGGTTCGACGTTTCGTTTTCCGGTGCGGCCGGGCGACGCCGGCGGGATTGTCGCGAGCCTGAACGAGACGGTGGGGGGCGGCACCTCGGCGCAAGGGCGGCACGTGCTATGTATCGACGACGAACCGTCGATACTCGAAGGTCTCGCGAGTCTGCTGGGGCGCTGGGGGTGTATCGTGCGTGGCGCGCGCGACGAGGTCGACGCGCTGGTCGCGCTGGAAGACGGTTTCGTGCCGGATGCCGTGCTATGCGACTATCAGCTGGCCAATCACCGGACCGGCGCGCAAGCGCTCGCGGCCGTGCGCCATGTGCTCGCACGGGCGGGGCACGAAAGCGTGGTGACGCTGTTGATCACGGGCGATATGGCGTCGGCGGAACTGGCGGCGCTGGCCTTGCAGGGGATTCCGGTACTGCACAAACCGGTCACGCCGGCGCGCTTGCGGCGCACTCTGGAAATGCTGTGGCAGCAGGCGGAACTGGATAAGGGGCGGGCGGCATAA